Genomic segment of Bacillus alkalicellulosilyticus:
AAAATCAAACGGAACTTGAGACGTTAGCATCAATTAAACGAAACAACGAAATCACAAAAGGTGTTGTTCGTTCTGTCGCAATCCGAAAAATGCCTGTAGAAATTAACGGAAGAATGGAAACGAAAGAAGTTGAAGTAGCCATTTTCATGCTAGAAGGCGGCATTAAAGCATACTGCCCCGCTCACGAATTTTCTGCAAGGGAGTTTCGTTCATTAACTGGTTTTGTAGGAACCATCCAAGAATTCACAATTGAACAAATTGACCTTGATAATCGTATAGCTATAGTAAGTGTTAAAAATGCCGATGCTCAGAAGAATGAATTCTTTTGGGACGAGCTAAATTATTTAGACAAAAAAGGAGAACTCCAAGACAAAGTATATGAAGGTGTTATCTCAGGTTTTAATCCTGAATCGGAACGTATCTTTGTTCGTATTAATGGTGTAGACTGCTTTATGTTGAAATACGACTGGGATCATGGTCGTATCCGTGATATTTCTTCCCAGATTGAACGTGGTACAAAGGTAAGTGTAAAAGTATTGCGTATTGATGCTGAACGCAAATTGGTACAAGTTAGTCGAAAGGATGCTACCGAAGACCCTTTTGATATACTCGATCAACTAAAAGATATGGAAGCAGTTGCTGGAAAGGTAAGTGAGGTTCATCCTATTCACGGCATCTTCATTCAATTGGATGTTGGACTCGAAGTTAAAGGGATGAAACCACGGTCACTAGAAGAACCAGTTGTTGGTGATATAGTGAGTTGTAAAGTAA
This window contains:
- a CDS encoding S1 RNA-binding domain-containing protein; protein product: MAEVLDQSWKNQTELETLASIKRNNEITKGVVRSVAIRKMPVEINGRMETKEVEVAIFMLEGGIKAYCPAHEFSAREFRSLTGFVGTIQEFTIEQIDLDNRIAIVSVKNADAQKNEFFWDELNYLDKKGELQDKVYEGVISGFNPESERIFVRINGVDCFMLKYDWDHGRIRDISSQIERGTKVSVKVLRIDAERKLVQVSRKDATEDPFDILDQLKDMEAVAGKVSEVHPIHGIFIQLDVGLEVKGMKPRSLEEPVVGDIVSCKVRTIDKEKRHCKVVIIGYPRGKQKRKDLGSFLFEQ